The genomic segment TCCAATGCTATAGGTAGCTTTTGCGCTTTACTCATCGCATCTTTTGCTAACAGATCATTCAAACCTTCTAGCCATTCTGCTTTATAGGCTAAGTGCAATTCACCTTGATCTTTTAACAGCGGGGCCAGTATTTTGCTATACCAACCATCACCAGGAGCGAATTCAATAACCTTCATCTCTTTTGTTAAGCCAAAAAATTCCAACGCATAATAAGGGGCACGATTATCATCCCTTTGCTTATCGGCATCTGTACGATGCTCCATTTTCATCACTTCAATGACATCTTGTTGAAATGGCGTAAGAGCAGCAAAAGATGAAAAACTACACAACAAAGAGGTTCCAGCTATCACTGCAGCAATCCAAGTCTTACTCTTATCAATCCTTAACATGTCAATCTTCCTTTTCCGCTCAATGTAATGAGTTGCTAGTCAAACTCGCTTAGGTTCAACAATTATCTTAGTTATTGTATGCCGTAATTTTATGCTGTAATTGTATGTCATAGTGACTATACGTCACTGACGTTATATGCGCACACACTAATATGTTGCCAATTATGTCTATATTTAACCGACTTACGAGAGACACTAGCCACTATTGCACATCGTAGAATACGAAGAATAACCTTATAACAACCACTCTTAGCAACCGGTTTGGTTTGCAAAAAAACTCGGTTCGGTAGCGCCAGGAAATGCTAAGTAAAAAAAGTAGCAAGTATCAGTGAAGGTATAGCCTTTTGGAAATAACAACACCAAGATCCCTGCAATTTCAAAGGTGCCCCAATCAGCAGTGATCTCAGCATTAAGGTTATTTACTTGCTCAAAACTTCCCTCTATCGCATTTTCAATATTGTCAGCAGTAGGCGAAATAAAACCAAAGCTTGTGGTGATAGTTTCTCCGTTAAGTTCAATAGAGGACGAAGAAAGCTTTTCTTTACCTTCAATTGCCAGCTTAGAGTAAACAATTGAATTAGCCGACTTTATGGCGGCCTCTAAGCTATCGAGACTTGCAATGGATGCATCGGTTTTCAGGTTTAAAAACTTGGGGGCTGCGATGATTGCAAGCACGGCTAAAATAATGATAACCACAACCATTTCAATCAATGTAAATCCCGCATTATTTGACTCAATCAGGTTAAATTTTTTCATAGTTCACCTAAGCGGTTATAAAAAGCAAGGTCAGATTTGTTCAATAAAAAATCATTCTAATATCAGTTATAACCCTACCTAACGCCTTATTCAAGCTAAGAAAACCAATGACCTATACCCATAACCACATAATAAAAAACCAACACTATGCTGGTGTTGGTTTTTTAGTAAGGCGAAATTTATTTTAGTAGTGAGCTAGGCTGTGAGTAATCGCCACCACATCCCGGGTAAACTGGTAAAGCCGGTGGTGTAATATTGCAATTCACCGTTTTTAAATACCATGACAGTAGGCGTCACTTGCACAGACCACTTACGAGATAAGAAACCTTGTCGATCATTTATCGTACTTAATGTATATCCTTTGTCAGACAAAAAGTGCTTCATTTTTTTATCACTGCCTGAGCTCATTGCGACCGAGACCACTGAATAGTGTTCACTAAGTATATCTACTGCTGGAGTCACAAATTGACATACAGGACACCATGTTCCCCAAAAGTAGACTAACACGGCATCGTCATAGCTCATGGCCAACACATCAACAAGGTCACCATTTAAGTCGACTGCAGTCATCGTTGGTAATGACTCTGTTGGTAAATCTTTTCCTCGCCAAAGATCAACCACTGTCGATACCAAAATAAACAAAATCAACATGATTGATAATTGTTTTAAACCACTGAGTAGTTTCTTACCCCATGTTTTCTGGTTGGGCTCTTTCATCGTTATCTGGTGTTCCAATGTCTTATCGTGTCTAAGAAGGCTCGATTATCGCAATACAGGTTTTACTACTGATTTCAGTTCTGATATTCAGACTCAGGTTTTTACTCAGTATTGCGACTGCTCGTTGACTAGACCGCCAGACTCAACATTTGTATTCACATTGGTTGATAAAAACTTATCGAGCTGATGCTTGCTCAATTGCAGCAAGCACTTGTTCTGTCGTTAAAATGACCGGGAGCTTTATCCCATCTGGTGCATTAGGGCCGTAAACCACGTTAAACGGCACCCCGAATCGGCCATGACTTTGTAAGTAATCAGTAATCGGTTGCGATGCTGTTGTCCAATCACCTTCCACTAAC from the Shewanella japonica genome contains:
- a CDS encoding class I SAM-dependent methyltransferase: MLRIDKSKTWIAAVIAGTSLLCSFSSFAALTPFQQDVIEVMKMEHRTDADKQRDDNRAPYYALEFFGLTKEMKVIEFAPGDGWYSKILAPLLKDQGELHLAYKAEWLEGLNDLLAKDAMSKAQKLPIALDWNPKARSYTLGNIDFGMTDADMMLSIREYHNFNVEDKTKLNKATFDALKPGGIYVIVDHTRRHMMPETDEMRRREDPVDVILEVQAAGFELEKSSNMFYRPDDELRYEVGRKTVTGNTDRFTLVFRKPK
- a CDS encoding protein disulfide oxidoreductase; amino-acid sequence: MKEPNQKTWGKKLLSGLKQLSIMLILFILVSTVVDLWRGKDLPTESLPTMTAVDLNGDLVDVLAMSYDDAVLVYFWGTWCPVCQFVTPAVDILSEHYSVVSVAMSSGSDKKMKHFLSDKGYTLSTINDRQGFLSRKWSVQVTPTVMVFKNGELQYYTTGFTSLPGMWWRLLTA
- a CDS encoding prepilin-type N-terminal cleavage/methylation domain-containing protein, with the translated sequence MKKFNLIESNNAGFTLIEMVVVIIILAVLAIIAAPKFLNLKTDASIASLDSLEAAIKSANSIVYSKLAIEGKEKLSSSSIELNGETITTSFGFISPTADNIENAIEGSFEQVNNLNAEITADWGTFEIAGILVLLFPKGYTFTDTCYFFYLAFPGATEPSFFANQTGC